One Candidatus Zixiibacteriota bacterium genomic window carries:
- a CDS encoding right-handed parallel beta-helix repeat-containing protein codes for MNRALFAALFCTLCLSTVQAAIIHVPGDSATIQAGINGAVTGDTVLVSPGTYWVNLDYGGKSIVVTSEAGPLVTWLRPDSAHLPVVWFHNDEPRTAVLSGFSIMYAGGGASGVRIRDASPTVTENHFRFHSSNTPWNAAVNARGTCSTMVSHNIFYDSPSANPAVHIYTGDTIQFINNTLYNCHDGVEGSVAPAIIRNNIITNGGGHGFQGYYTLIEDYNNSWGNGTNYYNFTPDPTDISVDPLFIDPANGCFYLQPTSPCIDAGNPAAMYNDPDGTRNDMGAAHFDQNPPRALFVNLDSEDVAHVINHSPVFHWFFYDPVGSPTGYEIEVGMDNDWLLAETWATGQVYSSDTSAAYTGSALVDSMTYYYRLRVYNGSSWGGWYESVFRMNTLPTTPAPVWPTSPDLVSILDVHLVTTNADHPWDNLTYDFEIYADPGLSVIADSTYGTEEQENQTTSRRFVGLAVDTEYWWRCRVFNGYEYSAWSTTESFSTRTPMVIHVPSGQPTIQAAIDWAQNYDTVLVADGVFTGPGNYDIDFHGKPLTVMSENGPESTTIDCEGSAGSPRLAFILQSGEDTTSIIQGFTITGAWSDDPYGEGAVNAVGASVSVRDCIITRDSCMAINAYWWGDGKVIISDCIVTHNTGWTAVHIYGLEATITNCEIAHNDQMGLHVHNTQPIVLEGTLVHHNDGFGALLMQAMGIYGIDVHNCTFAANDRGLAIDWSYPKEGEDAVGMYQDTCWITNVLSAFNEQHGMTFYAPGEYQINCNNSFGNGGEDFYGIDTVFAGDDFNNISVNPLFCDTTAHDYRPSEGSVCAPANNSCGVLIGALEPGDCSCCVVRGDVDHSGIINIADLTYLVAYMFTGGPPPPCTEEGNVDGQSGKGPINIADVTYLVCYLFLGSCPPPPCP; via the coding sequence AATCTTGACTACGGCGGCAAGTCAATCGTAGTAACCTCCGAGGCAGGTCCGCTGGTGACATGGCTGCGTCCGGACTCTGCCCATCTGCCGGTGGTCTGGTTTCACAATGATGAGCCACGAACAGCGGTATTGTCAGGCTTCAGTATTATGTACGCCGGAGGTGGGGCTTCGGGCGTCAGGATCCGTGATGCCTCGCCAACAGTCACAGAGAACCACTTTCGGTTCCATAGCAGCAACACACCCTGGAACGCGGCCGTGAACGCCCGGGGGACCTGCAGCACTATGGTCAGTCATAATATTTTCTATGACAGCCCGAGTGCCAATCCCGCGGTTCATATTTACACCGGGGATACGATCCAGTTTATTAACAACACTCTATACAATTGCCACGATGGAGTGGAAGGCTCGGTTGCCCCGGCGATTATTAGGAACAACATCATCACCAATGGTGGTGGGCACGGTTTCCAGGGCTATTACACGTTGATCGAAGATTACAATAACTCGTGGGGCAATGGTACCAACTACTACAACTTTACTCCTGATCCCACCGACATTTCAGTCGATCCGTTGTTTATCGATCCGGCTAACGGTTGTTTCTATCTACAGCCTACATCTCCGTGCATAGATGCCGGCAATCCTGCCGCAATGTACAACGACCCCGACGGCACTCGTAATGATATGGGCGCTGCCCATTTCGATCAGAATCCGCCGCGGGCGCTGTTTGTCAATTTGGATTCAGAAGATGTGGCTCACGTTATCAATCACTCACCGGTGTTCCATTGGTTTTTCTATGATCCGGTTGGTTCGCCCACCGGATACGAAATCGAAGTCGGCATGGACAATGACTGGTTGCTGGCGGAGACATGGGCTACGGGTCAGGTATACTCATCGGATACAAGCGCCGCTTACACCGGCTCCGCTCTTGTGGATAGCATGACATATTACTACCGTCTGCGGGTATACAACGGCAGTAGCTGGGGAGGATGGTACGAGTCGGTGTTCAGGATGAACACCCTGCCGACTACGCCTGCACCTGTCTGGCCAACTTCGCCGGACCTGGTGAGCATTCTCGACGTTCATCTGGTGACGACCAACGCCGACCACCCCTGGGACAATCTGACGTATGATTTTGAGATATACGCCGACCCAGGGCTGAGCGTTATTGCGGACTCCACGTATGGCACTGAAGAGCAGGAGAACCAAACGACGTCCCGCCGTTTCGTGGGCCTGGCAGTGGATACCGAGTACTGGTGGCGGTGTCGCGTTTTCAATGGTTATGAGTATTCCGCCTGGTCGACCACGGAGTCATTCAGTACTCGTACGCCGATGGTGATTCACGTTCCGAGCGGTCAGCCAACGATTCAGGCTGCGATTGACTGGGCGCAAAACTATGATACGGTCCTGGTAGCTGATGGAGTGTTTACCGGCCCCGGTAACTATGATATTGATTTCCACGGCAAACCGCTGACGGTGATGTCTGAGAACGGGCCGGAGTCTACGACCATTGACTGCGAAGGGAGCGCAGGCAGCCCAAGGCTGGCCTTCATCCTCCAGTCCGGGGAAGACACGACCTCCATAATCCAGGGTTTTACTATTACGGGTGCCTGGTCTGATGACCCCTATGGCGAGGGCGCCGTCAACGCTGTGGGGGCATCGGTATCTGTGCGGGATTGCATCATCACAAGGGACAGTTGTATGGCCATCAATGCCTACTGGTGGGGAGACGGCAAGGTCATCATATCTGACTGCATCGTGACCCACAATACCGGCTGGACTGCCGTCCATATCTACGGCCTGGAAGCGACCATTACAAACTGCGAAATAGCCCACAACGACCAAATGGGCTTACACGTACACAACACACAGCCCATTGTCCTCGAGGGAACACTGGTGCATCACAACGACGGTTTCGGAGCGTTGCTCATGCAGGCCATGGGTATTTACGGCATTGATGTACACAACTGCACTTTCGCAGCTAATGACCGCGGTTTGGCCATTGACTGGTCATATCCCAAGGAAGGGGAGGACGCAGTCGGGATGTACCAGGATACCTGCTGGATTACCAACGTGCTTAGTGCCTTTAACGAGCAACACGGCATGACGTTTTATGCGCCCGGTGAGTACCAGATCAACTGTAACAATTCATTTGGTAACGGCGGTGAGGATTTCTACGGTATTGATACTGTGTTTGCCGGTGATGATTTTAACAATATTTCGGTCAATCCTCTTTTTTGTGACACCACTGCGCATGACTACCGGCCATCGGAAGGATCGGTCTGTGCTCCGGCCAATAATAGTTGCGGCGTACTAATAGGTGCCCTTGAACCGGGAGACTGCAGTTGTTGTGTAGTCAGGGGTGATGTAGATCACTCCGGAATTATCAACATTGCTGACCTGACATACCTTGTGGCTTATATGTTCACCGGTGGACCACCTCCACCATGCACCGAGGAAGGTAATGTCGACGGTCAGTCCGGCAAAGGACCCATCAATATTGCTGATGTGACCTATCTGGTGTGCTATCTGTTTCTGGGGAGTTGTCCGCCGCCCCCGTGCCCGTAG